In one Candidatus Binataceae bacterium genomic region, the following are encoded:
- a CDS encoding ATP-binding protein has translation MRPRARFTVAFLFLQIIPIIAIGVVTLAYTLKTVIDEVVESSDLMTRQVYEQVRLGLEHGKGDAVTVLQHDDALRELLGSMQAFGPAVVIARITDANGKILVAAGDGSEGQFQPHLPSIEELVQKASRWWPFALLAAASGNDLYATARPFDVDGKPFGTIYIGVTLSLLADRLERLGLAFALIVIADVILTLLATASLRRLLFQEMWPFPAVSWSARVTESLPPPPAQQDELSGLAERFNRLSREVHSEHNQWETGRSNVFDIVRSIHDGVVLVDSGGSLLFANREARVVLGLDNTPAVGGRPLGVLLRRNHPLAAMAEAALESGSEAQDVPMNLSGNGDRDGGSMLISFFRLGAARKPVGLLILLRDMNAVQELESVVDHSTRLARLGGLISGVAHQLRSPLHGMNLRLELLREDAMRGNDIEKHINRLRGEVERLDQSVEALLRFMRPQELKLSRFLVNDLLTEIANRMKRERICFAFQFSAEHPVEADREMLAEAFTNLIQNAMQAMPEGGGITISTAEKDAMVEVEIADHGIGIAPENLEQVLNLYFTTKKGGSGLGLPLALRAIELNRGVLKIDSRVGEGTTCRIRLPLASDAPLQVSSTAV, from the coding sequence ATGCGTCCGCGAGCACGATTCACGGTCGCCTTTTTATTTCTCCAGATCATTCCAATCATCGCAATTGGCGTGGTCACGCTGGCCTACACCCTCAAGACCGTCATCGATGAGGTCGTTGAATCAAGCGACCTCATGACACGCCAGGTCTACGAGCAGGTCCGGCTGGGGCTCGAACACGGGAAGGGAGACGCGGTGACGGTATTGCAGCACGACGATGCCTTGCGCGAGTTGCTCGGCTCAATGCAGGCGTTCGGTCCCGCGGTAGTAATCGCGCGCATCACAGATGCAAATGGCAAGATTCTGGTTGCCGCGGGTGATGGCAGCGAGGGGCAGTTCCAGCCGCACCTGCCCTCGATCGAAGAGCTAGTGCAAAAGGCTTCGCGGTGGTGGCCATTCGCCTTACTCGCGGCCGCTTCAGGAAACGACCTCTACGCGACCGCGCGTCCCTTCGACGTCGATGGCAAACCTTTTGGTACCATCTATATCGGCGTTACCCTTTCTTTGCTCGCAGATCGACTGGAGCGGCTGGGACTGGCATTCGCCCTGATCGTAATCGCCGACGTTATCCTCACGCTGCTGGCTACCGCTTCGTTGCGAAGACTTTTGTTCCAGGAGATGTGGCCGTTTCCTGCCGTTTCATGGAGCGCGCGGGTGACCGAAAGTCTTCCCCCTCCGCCAGCTCAGCAAGACGAACTCAGCGGATTGGCCGAACGATTCAACCGTCTCTCGCGCGAAGTACACTCTGAACACAATCAATGGGAGACTGGACGCAGCAATGTCTTCGATATAGTTCGCTCGATCCACGACGGTGTCGTGCTGGTGGACTCGGGCGGCTCGTTGTTGTTCGCGAACCGCGAAGCCAGAGTTGTTCTGGGATTGGATAACACCCCCGCAGTCGGAGGCCGCCCGCTCGGGGTCCTGCTGCGCAGAAACCATCCCCTGGCAGCGATGGCCGAAGCGGCGCTGGAATCCGGTTCCGAAGCGCAGGACGTGCCGATGAATCTCAGCGGCAACGGAGACAGAGACGGCGGGTCCATGCTGATTTCGTTTTTCCGGCTCGGAGCCGCCCGTAAGCCCGTCGGCCTGCTTATCTTGTTGCGCGACATGAATGCGGTACAGGAACTCGAGAGCGTGGTGGATCACTCGACCCGGTTGGCGCGGCTGGGCGGTCTGATCTCAGGAGTCGCGCATCAACTCCGCAGTCCGCTGCATGGAATGAATCTGCGCCTGGAGTTACTGCGCGAAGACGCCATGCGCGGCAACGACATCGAAAAGCATATCAACCGCCTGCGCGGCGAGGTCGAGCGTCTCGATCAGTCCGTCGAAGCGCTGCTTCGATTCATGCGCCCGCAGGAGCTTAAGCTCAGCCGTTTTCTGGTAAATGATTTGCTGACAGAAATCGCCAACCGAATGAAGCGTGAGCGCATTTGCTTCGCATTCCAATTCTCTGCTGAACACCCGGTGGAGGCTGACCGCGAGATGCTGGCCGAGGCTTTTACCAACCTGATTCAGAATGCGATGCAAGCAATGCCTGAAGGGGGCGGCATAACCATCTCGACGGCAGAAAAAGACGCGATGGTCGAGGTCGAAATTGCCGACCACGGAATCGGAATCGCTCCAGAAAATCTTGAGCAGGTCCTGAATCTGTACTTCACGACCAAGAAGGGCGGGAGCGGATTGGGTCTCCCACTGGCGCTACGGGCGATCGAGCTCAACCGCGGAGTCCTTA